One genomic segment of Anaerotignum faecicola includes these proteins:
- a CDS encoding DUF5711 family protein, producing GGNVLKYSKDGASYIDNQGKEIWVQSFEMKSPTACVNGNYAAVADQQGNSIYIFDKSGPTGTATTLLPIIKATVSAHGVVAAILEDSTSNYIYFYKNDGSVLDVKIKALLNGETGYPVDISLSPDGT from the coding sequence GGCGGCAACGTCTTAAAATACAGCAAGGATGGAGCCTCCTACATTGATAACCAGGGAAAAGAGATCTGGGTCCAGAGCTTTGAGATGAAGTCGCCCACTGCGTGTGTCAACGGTAATTATGCGGCGGTGGCGGATCAGCAGGGCAACAGCATCTACATATTTGATAAGTCGGGGCCTACGGGGACGGCGACTACGCTGCTTCCCATCATTAAGGCCACGGTCTCTGCTCATGGTGTGGTCGCGGCGATCCTGGAGGACTCAACCTCAAACTACATCTATTTTTATAAGAATGACGGAAGCGTTCTGGATGTAAAGATCAAGGCGCTGCTAAACGGAGAGACCGGCTACCCCGTGGATATCAGCCTTTCCCCGGATGGAACCC